The stretch of DNA AAGACAAGCCTTACACAGATTTAAACCATGACTTTATGCTAAAGTCATTTGATATCTCTTCTATTTCTTTCCACAAATTGATGCAATCTCTGTGGAAAAAAGAAGCTGTAAACGATTGGGGTTCTATTCTTGCCCTTACTTATATTGGTGCTCAACGTATCTTCCCTCATTACAGTGAAATGGCAGAGGCAAAATCTATGTTAGAATCTTTTGCTCGTTCATTTGGTTATCATTTTGGAGAGCGCAATAATATTCGTGTCAATACCATTTCTCAGTCTCCTACGATGACAACAGCAGGAACGGGAATTGAAGGATTTCAAGAGTTTTTGGATTATGCCGAAAATATGTCTCCTATTGGCAATGCCCCTGCGCAAGCATGTGCAGAATATTGTATTTCATTGTTCTCGGATTATACCCGTTATGTAACCATGCAAAACTTGTATCACGATGGAGGTTTCTCTAATATGGGAATGAATCCTGCTATCTTGAACAAGTAAAAACAACTGTGATTGAATTGCTCACGCTTTAGCATTGGCTTAGAAGTTTCTAAGCCAATGCTTTTTTATTTTAATTCTTTTGATAAAAAATAAATTCAAACGTTTTTAGCTTTCTCATCGTCTTACCATCACTATTGTTCCCCACTTAGTGCATATCACATGGCAACTGAATGACAGCAAAGAGATCCTTTTTTCATTTCTTTTTAGAATTCAGCAGCCCCAATATTGGATTCAAATATGCATTTTATTTTGATGATTTTTTGCTGCTTATTGCTAGCAAGCCGTTGCGCAGGACCTCCGCCAAGCAACCATGTAAGAGCCTGCAACCTTAACCCAAAAAAAATACTGCTTCAAAGCTCCTCCAGTCGCTATGTTCGACTAGCTGATCAAGCACCATTTTTGTTAATTGCAGATGCCAAACACCCTGCGCTAGCAGATACTTTTTGCCTTTGTAACCTAGAACACAATAGGATCTCATTACGAGCAAAAAGACGCTATGTAACCATCCATCTTAGCAAAAACAACCAAGCCATTGCTCGCCAAAAGCACATCGACAGTTGGGAGAGGATCAACCTAGAAAAAAAGGGAGATCAAGTCACCTTTAAAGCGATTAACGATTATTACCTAGAACCTTCGGATTCTTCCTTCATTCTAGCTGCCTCTAGCCCCCAGCCTAGTAGCAACTGCTTATTCAATATCATTGAGTTAAGAAACTAAGTAGCATTGATCTTACTTAGTTCCTTATAATCACCACAACCACACATGCCATGAAAGTATCATTCCCCACAAAGATCAAAAACCCCTACTCCCTTTTTACGATTGTACTATTTGCTGTTATTGTTTTGACCTATCGGGATAGCCTCAGAGTTTACCTTTCACCGCACAAAGTAATTTCTTACGATATGGGCGGTTATTATGTCTACCTACCAGCCTTTTTCATCAATAATACCACTGATTTTTCTTTTATAAAACAACATGCCAATCAATCTGGAACCGCTATCGCCACTTCTCAATCGGGCGAAACGGTTGTCATCAACAAATATAGTATGGGACCTGCTCTCCTACTAAGTCCTTTTTTTGCGCTAGGGCATTTAGAAGCCTACTACTGGCAAGTTCCTAGAGATGGTTTTTCTTATACGTATTTATTTTGGATGATAACAGGCTGCATTTTTTATAGCATTCTTGCCCTATTTTTGCTGCGGCATATTTTACTTCGATATTACAATGATATTCCCGTTGCGACAACCTTGTTACTTCTAGGTATAGGCAGCAATCTCCTGTTCTATACTGTTTACGAATTTTTGATGTCCCATGCTTATTCCTTTTTTCTATTTTCTTTGGCACTTTTTTTAGCCATTCGATGGTTAGACCAACCACAACTTAGCCGCTTACTTGCTCTATCGTTCGTAGCAGGACTAATTGCCATGACAAGACTCCCTAATATGATTTTTTTCTTAGTCCTAGTCTTTTGGCAAGTAAATTCTAAAGAAAGTTTGATTAAACGTCTATTACTATTAAAAAAACATTGGTTATCTCTTACCTTGGGGTTTATTGTATTTCTAATCCCTTTTGTTCCACAAATTATCTATTGGCATACCCTTACGGGGTACTATTTTGTA from Aureispira anguillae encodes:
- a CDS encoding enoyl-ACP reductase FabI, with product MILKGKKGIIFGALNDMSIAWKVAELCVAEGAEIVLTNAPVAFRMKGDSNIKTLAEKLNCPAIPADATRIEDLEKLIDESMAHFGGKIDFVLHSIGMSINIRKDKPYTDLNHDFMLKSFDISSISFHKLMQSLWKKEAVNDWGSILALTYIGAQRIFPHYSEMAEAKSMLESFARSFGYHFGERNNIRVNTISQSPTMTTAGTGIEGFQEFLDYAENMSPIGNAPAQACAEYCISLFSDYTRYVTMQNLYHDGGFSNMGMNPAILNK
- a CDS encoding fascin domain-containing protein, which codes for MHFILMIFCCLLLASRCAGPPPSNHVRACNLNPKKILLQSSSSRYVRLADQAPFLLIADAKHPALADTFCLCNLEHNRISLRAKRRYVTIHLSKNNQAIARQKHIDSWERINLEKKGDQVTFKAINDYYLEPSDSSFILAASSPQPSSNCLFNIIELRN